The genomic interval TCGGCAAGCGCAAGGAGGCCCAGGAAGCCCTGGCCCGCGAGGAGGCCAAGTACCGCCTGCTGGTCGAGAACCAGACCGACCTCGTGGTCAAGGTGGATACAAAAGGCCGCTTTCTCTACGTCAGTCCGTCGTACTGCCGTGCCTTCGGCAAGAGCGAAGAGGAGTTGCTGCAAGGCACCTTCATGCCGCAGGTGCACCCCGAAGACCTTCCGGAAACGCTGGCTGCCATGGAGGCTCTATACGAACCGCCACATTCCGCCGTCATGGAGCAGCGCTGCAACACGGTCGATGGCTGGCGTTGGTTCTCCTGGACGGACACGGCCGTGCTCGACGAGTCGGGCCAGGTAAGTGCGATCATCGGCGTGGGCCGCGACGTGACGGAAAAAAAAGTCATGGAGGCGACTCTGCTTGCCGCCAAAGAGCAGGCCGAGGCCGCAAGCCGCGCCAAGGACGAGTTTTTGGCGAACATGAGCCACGAGATCAGGAACCCGCTCAACGCCGTGCTCGGCCTAGCCGATCTCATGCTGCTCGACGACCTTTCCGCAGCCCAGCGCGAGCGGGCCACGCTGCTCAAGAATTCCGGCTCCACCCTGCTTGGCATCATCAACGAGATTCTCGACTTCTCAAAGATCGAAGCCGGAAACGTAGTCCTCGAGCTGGAACGGTTCGATCCGGTCGCGCTTGTCTCGGGGTTGTGTGCCGAGCAGCGGGTGCTGGCCGACGAGAAGGACGTGGAGCTTCGCCTGAGCATCGACCCCCGGTTGCCCCGCGAGGTCGTGGGCGACGGTGGCAAGGTGCGCCAGATACTGCTGAATCTGGTGGGCAACGCCATCAAGTTCACGGACGAGGGATTCGTGGAGGTCATTGCCAAAGTCCAGGAGCGGGATGGCAGCGCGGCGCGGCTGCTCTTCGCCGTGGCCGACTCGGGCATCGGCATTCCCAAGGACAAGCAGGACGCCGTCTTCGAGAGCTTTCGCCAAGTGGATTCGGGCCTGCGCAAAAGGCACGCGGGCACTGGACTCGGGCTTGCCATCTGCAAGCGGCTCACGGCCATGCTCGGCGGGGATATCTGGCTTGAGAGCGAACCGGGGCAGGGGTCGATATTCTGCTTCGCCGTGCCGGTGGAGGGCGTCAGCGCCGTGGAGAACGGTTCGTCAATCGGCCCTTTTCCGGCCGACATGCCGTCCATGACAGTGCTCGTGGTGGACGACGACTGGGTCAATCGCCGTTTCACCTGCCAGTTGCTGCAACGCCACGGCCACGGCGTGATTGAGGCTGGAAACGGTCTCGCGGCGCTTGAAAAGTTGCGCCAGGGCGGCGTGGACATGGTCCTTTTGGACATGCAGATGCCGGTCATGGACGGTATCACGGCCACCCGGGCCATCCGTGGCGGCGCGGTGCGCTCCATGGCCCAGGTGCCGATCATCGGGCTGACCGCCTACGCGGCGAGCGAGGACCGGCAGCGATTTCTGGCCGCCGGGGTGAACGCCTGCCTGGCCAAGCCGCTGCGCATGGAACGGCTTTTGGCTGTCATGCGCGATCTTTTCGCCGGGCAAAGCGTGACAGAGGGCGACGTGGAGGCGCAGGACGAGAACGGCCAGGGCCAGGAGTTCCTGGATGAGCGGCTCGTGGCCGATCACCTCCATTATGGGCGGGAGTCCTTCGCGGAATTGCTCGACGCCTTCGAGAGCGACGCGCGCGCGCACTTGGCGGGCATGTCTCCCGGTTCGGCAGCGGCCTCGGACGGGGGGCCGCCACATCCCTGCATCTTCTGGCCGGTGGGGCGGCCGTTGTCGGGGCGCGTGCCTTGTGGCGGCGGTGCTGCGAGTTGGAGTGCGCGGCGCGGGCCGGGAACGTTCCCGCCGCAGGCGAGACCGGAGCGCTTGCGGACCTTTTGCGCAAGAGCCTGAAGGCCTTGCGCGCGCGGCTGTGATCAGGTTGTGAGGCAGTAGCCGAGCCAGAGCGCGGTTTCCGAAAGGATGATGGCCGCGCCCAGGAAATCCCCGTTCAGCGCGCCTTGAACGCGCGCCAGGGCGTAAAGCCCGGCCGTGCAGACGGCCGCAAGCGCGATCCCGGCGAACAGCGCGGGCGCGGGGCAAAGGACGAGCCCGGCAGCCAGGGTGCAAAGCCCCGCAAACCACAGCGCCCCAGGGGTCGCGCCTGACAAAGCCAGCGCGCCCAGTCCCGGCCGCGCCAGGGCTTTTCCCCGCCAGGCCAGGGCCACGGCCGCGAAACGGCCGAGCACGAAGCCGAAGACCGCGACCCCGAAGGCGTTTTCCGCCAGCACCTCGGCCAGAAGAGCGCTCTGGGTGGCAAAGGCGGCCACGCAGCCAAGAACCCCGAAGGCCCCGACCCGGCTGTCCTTCATGATCGCGAAAAAGCGCTCGCCGCGTGCGCCCGAGCCCCAGGCGTCGGCGAGGTCCATCAATCCGTCCCAGTGCAGCCCGCGCGTGAGCACGGCGGAGAGGATCACGACCGCGATCCCCTGCGGCAGGGGGCGGCCGTGCAACAGTCCGAGCCAGACCGGGACTGTGGCCGCAAGGCCGATGACCAACCCGGCCAGGGGATAGGCGCGAAGGCTCCTGGCCATGACCTCGGGCGTCTCGGTCCGGGCCGGGCTCAGACGCGAGAGGAAGGACAGGGCGACGCGCAGGTCGCGGACAAGGCTCATTTGCGGCCCGAGGCCTTCTTCTTGCGTGGCGCGCGGCGCGCGGCGGGTTTGGCGGGCGCGGCCACGGGCCCGGCGAAGAGCGGGCCGAAGAGCAGCGCCAGGGGCACGAGCGGCCAGAGCCTGCCCTCGCTCAGGTTCCAATCGGCCATGAGTTGCTCCCAGGTCATGCCCAGGGCGCGCCCCAGGGCGAATTCGGCCAGCACCGTGGCCACGCACAGGCAAAGACCGAGCGCCAGGCGCGAGCCGAAGTCGGCCAGACCCAGCATGCGGGTGAAGCCGCGTGCAAGCACGAAAAAGAGCGCGGCCAGGAAGACTGTGTGGGCCAAAAGGGCCGTGGCCTCGCCGAACATCTCGGCGGTCACCATCTGCCTGGCCACGCCGTTGAGGACGGCCAGGACGAAGAGCAGGCACCAGAAAATCGCGGCTTTGAGGGCTATCATATCGTGTCTCCAGGAATTTTTCGGGCCGTAGGCAGGCCTTGGGACTCGGCCTGGACGATACGCGCGAGGCTGCCAGGGGAAAGCCCCAGCCGGGCCCTGGCCGAGCCGCGGTTGACGGCCAGTTCCAGAAAGCCTTGGCTGCCTGGCAGAAGGCCGACGCATCCCCCCGGCAGAACGCCGTAGGTTTCGCAGGCGATCAAGGGTTCGTGGCGCGGATGGGCCAGGGCCAGACCGTCGCGGCCGCGAAGCTTGGGCCACCATGTATCGATGTCCAGGTTCAGGGTGCAATTGCCGAAACGGTCGGCGTGCAGCACGTGGGCCACGATGCCGCCGGGGGCCTCGCGCGGAACGGACCATTGGGCGCGCAAAAGCCCCTCGTGGCGTATGTGGTCGGCCAGGGTTTCGGGAGCCTCGCCCAGGGCGAGACGCGCGGCCACCGGGGCGAAAACGTCGCGGCCGTGGAAGGTCTGTGAGGAGCCCTGGGCCTTGCCGGTGATGAGATATGCCTCGGTGTCCGGCGCGTCGTGGGCCAGAACGAGGGTCAACAGGCCGTTGTCCGGCCCCACGAACCAGCGCTTTTCCGCGCGCACGGCCACGGCGCGGCGCGGCGTGCCCACGCCTGGGTCCACGATACCCATAAACACGCTGCGCTCCGGGAAATGCCGCCAGCTTGCGGCCAGGAAGTATGCTCCCTGCACGATGTTGTAGGGCGCGACCTCGTGGCTCAGGTCGATTACGCAGAGGTCCGGCGAGACGCGCGCGAGCGCCCCCTTCATCTGGCCCACATACTGGTCGGCCAGGCCGAAGTCCGTGAGCAGGACGACGAGACCCCGGCCGGCGTGCTGGGCGCTCACGGGGCGGATCTCCAGAAGGTGTCGCGGCCGGACGCGGCGTACGCCGTCAAGGCCGGGATACGTAGTATGGTCGCCATGGCTAGTATTTCTTGCGCTCGGAGAAACCCTGGTCGAGGACGTTCAGGGTGCTCTCCACGATGGTGAAGGCGTTCGGG from Alkalidesulfovibrio alkalitolerans DSM 16529 carries:
- a CDS encoding SAM hydrolase/SAM-dependent halogenase family protein → MSAQHAGRGLVVLLTDFGLADQYVGQMKGALARVSPDLCVIDLSHEVAPYNIVQGAYFLAASWRHFPERSVFMGIVDPGVGTPRRAVAVRAEKRWFVGPDNGLLTLVLAHDAPDTEAYLITGKAQGSSQTFHGRDVFAPVAARLALGEAPETLADHIRHEGLLRAQWSVPREAPGGIVAHVLHADRFGNCTLNLDIDTWWPKLRGRDGLALAHPRHEPLIACETYGVLPGGCVGLLPGSQGFLELAVNRGSARARLGLSPGSLARIVQAESQGLPTARKIPGDTI
- a CDS encoding PAS domain-containing sensor histidine kinase translates to MEQSGTNSDARKTLDRLRELLGPVHGEAAAALDDLAALVEVGAEARAVSEHFHEMLTHSSTVHYRLNVAQDRYDYVSPSITELTGISRERFLRMRMEEVVELFHPQDFAGLMQAVEQVAPKGPGRVPVAHEYRVRDSQGRWRWCSDHATYFFDDFGHVTAVVGTVVDITRQREAEAALRESEQRYRLLAANSEDAIAIFDLDMRLTYASPSVERLMGWPPETLLAMRFEDFMTDQALQVAREGFGRRMAMERAGTPLVGSQRNEMLFRTKAGSTVWTECVTTPLRDEQGRLKGVLVVARDIGKRKEAQEALAREEAKYRLLVENQTDLVVKVDTKGRFLYVSPSYCRAFGKSEEELLQGTFMPQVHPEDLPETLAAMEALYEPPHSAVMEQRCNTVDGWRWFSWTDTAVLDESGQVSAIIGVGRDVTEKKVMEATLLAAKEQAEAASRAKDEFLANMSHEIRNPLNAVLGLADLMLLDDLSAAQRERATLLKNSGSTLLGIINEILDFSKIEAGNVVLELERFDPVALVSGLCAEQRVLADEKDVELRLSIDPRLPREVVGDGGKVRQILLNLVGNAIKFTDEGFVEVIAKVQERDGSAARLLFAVADSGIGIPKDKQDAVFESFRQVDSGLRKRHAGTGLGLAICKRLTAMLGGDIWLESEPGQGSIFCFAVPVEGVSAVENGSSIGPFPADMPSMTVLVVDDDWVNRRFTCQLLQRHGHGVIEAGNGLAALEKLRQGGVDMVLLDMQMPVMDGITATRAIRGGAVRSMAQVPIIGLTAYAASEDRQRFLAAGVNACLAKPLRMERLLAVMRDLFAGQSVTEGDVEAQDENGQGQEFLDERLVADHLHYGRESFAELLDAFESDARAHLAGMSPGSAAASDGGPPHPCIFWPVGRPLSGRVPCGGGAASWSARRGPGTFPPQARPERLRTFCARA
- a CDS encoding adenosylcobinamide-GDP ribazoletransferase, translating into MSLVRDLRVALSFLSRLSPARTETPEVMARSLRAYPLAGLVIGLAATVPVWLGLLHGRPLPQGIAVVILSAVLTRGLHWDGLMDLADAWGSGARGERFFAIMKDSRVGAFGVLGCVAAFATQSALLAEVLAENAFGVAVFGFVLGRFAAVALAWRGKALARPGLGALALSGATPGALWFAGLCTLAAGLVLCPAPALFAGIALAAVCTAGLYALARVQGALNGDFLGAAIILSETALWLGYCLTT